The following are from one region of the Paenibacillus sp. JZ16 genome:
- a CDS encoding ABC transporter permease has translation MIKLLGLEYYKIRRKKIGIMMILFLVIEMLWAFMSISRSIASNPDHAVWESVFFSISSMNGLFMPIMSAVVVSRICDMEHKGSTWKMLAATNVGRGRLYAAKYICTNSLVLYGIGVQALFIIVIGLTKDFPGSLPSDLLFRFVGGTLLTTLAVTALQQWISFAIKNQAFALCLGMLGGFIGMTAGLFPAAIRHLLIWSYYLDLSPVTYRYAESASVYIVQPESVGIILGSLIMTLLFYFVGNFQVSRQEI, from the coding sequence GTGATCAAATTGTTAGGGCTGGAGTATTATAAAATCCGTCGCAAAAAAATAGGGATCATGATGATATTATTTCTTGTCATAGAGATGCTGTGGGCTTTTATGTCCATAAGCCGGTCCATTGCGAGCAACCCGGATCACGCCGTGTGGGAATCCGTTTTTTTTAGTATATCATCCATGAATGGTTTGTTTATGCCCATTATGTCGGCTGTTGTTGTCTCACGTATTTGTGATATGGAACATAAGGGATCGACCTGGAAAATGCTTGCTGCTACCAATGTTGGACGCGGACGGCTCTACGCAGCGAAGTATATATGTACCAATAGTCTAGTCCTGTATGGCATCGGGGTACAGGCTTTATTCATAATCGTGATCGGGCTCACAAAGGATTTCCCCGGCTCGCTGCCTAGCGATTTATTATTCCGGTTCGTTGGAGGCACTCTCCTCACGACGCTTGCTGTTACAGCTCTTCAACAGTGGATATCTTTTGCTATCAAAAATCAGGCTTTTGCGCTGTGTTTAGGCATGCTGGGCGGCTTCATCGGAATGACCGCCGGATTATTTCCGGCTGCTATTCGACATCTTCTTATTTGGTCTTACTATTTGGATCTCAGTCCAGTTACTTATCGATACGCCGAGTCTGCGAGTGTCTATATCGTACAGCCTGAAAGTGTTGGAATCATACTGGGTTCGTTGATCATGACTCTCCTGTTCTATTTCGTGGGGAACTTCCAAGTAAGCAGGCAGGAAATCTGA
- a CDS encoding ABC transporter ATP-binding protein has translation MSTLAIVQTQNLSKTYGANNSVNKVDLRVQEGEIYGFLGPNGAGKTTTLKMLLGLVKPTEGTIHIFGQDLSKHRPSILQRTGSLIESPSYYGHLTGLENMKVMQRLRNVPDKNVHEALRIVRLENQKNKKTEQYSLGMKQRLGIAMALLAFPKLLILDEPTNGLDPAGIGEIRELIKSLPERYGITVLLSSHLLSEIEQIATSVGIITQGNLLYQGSMASLKQKNRNAIYMKTGDNAKAEQLLLTQGYNPTQSGSRLELCTLQDTEVAEMNRLLVEHKIEVTRIEEQKKSLEDIFLELTGKGRSL, from the coding sequence ATGAGTACACTCGCTATTGTGCAAACGCAAAATCTGTCTAAAACATATGGGGCAAATAACAGTGTAAATAAAGTGGATTTACGTGTTCAAGAGGGAGAAATCTATGGTTTTCTGGGCCCAAACGGTGCAGGGAAAACAACGACGCTAAAAATGCTGCTCGGTCTCGTCAAGCCAACGGAAGGGACCATCCATATTTTCGGACAAGACCTGAGCAAACATCGGCCATCCATTCTGCAGCGAACCGGATCGCTGATTGAATCTCCCTCTTATTACGGGCATTTGACCGGGCTTGAGAATATGAAGGTTATGCAGCGCCTTCGGAACGTACCCGATAAAAATGTTCACGAGGCGCTTCGTATTGTGCGGCTGGAAAATCAAAAAAACAAAAAAACGGAACAATATTCGCTGGGAATGAAGCAACGGCTGGGCATCGCGATGGCCCTGCTTGCTTTTCCCAAGCTGCTGATCCTTGATGAGCCGACGAACGGACTTGACCCCGCGGGCATTGGGGAAATTCGGGAGCTCATCAAATCATTGCCTGAACGCTATGGAATCACTGTATTGCTCTCCAGCCATCTCCTCTCGGAGATCGAACAAATCGCTACCTCAGTAGGCATTATTACTCAAGGGAATCTGTTGTATCAGGGGAGTATGGCAAGTTTGAAGCAAAAAAACAGAAACGCCATTTATATGAAAACCGGGGACAACGCTAAAGCCGAGCAGCTACTACTCACTCAAGGATACAACCCGACACAAAGTGGCAGCCGGCTTGAGCTCTGCACGCTTCAGGATACGGAAGTGGCGGAGATGAACAGGCTGCTTGTTGAACATAAAATCGAAGTCACTCGAATCGAAGAGCAGAAGAAAAGTTTGGAGGATATATTCCTGGAGCTGACAGGAAAGGGGCGGAGCTTGTGA
- a CDS encoding response regulator transcription factor, with protein MENLKDKKILIVDDEPEIRIMIERFLRKEGFYRISMAGDCTSALSICREGKPDIAILDVMLPDGDGFSLLSSIKQLIDIPILFLSARGEDEDRLLGLGLGADDYLVKPFLPRELVLRLMAILKRVYSSPVAERLPVFRLGEQTIDLESAVVHRNQKELSLTAKEHAILVKLYENQGRIVTSDALCQAVWGDDSYGYENTLMVHVRRVREKIERDPSKPIHLLTVRGLGYKLLVKEIR; from the coding sequence ATGGAGAATTTAAAAGACAAAAAAATATTAATTGTAGATGATGAACCGGAAATCAGAATTATGATCGAACGATTTTTAAGAAAAGAGGGCTTTTACCGTATTTCCATGGCAGGCGACTGTACTTCGGCTCTGTCGATCTGCCGAGAGGGTAAACCGGATATCGCGATTCTTGATGTCATGCTGCCTGATGGCGACGGATTCTCGCTTCTGTCTTCCATTAAACAGTTGATAGATATTCCGATTCTTTTTCTTTCCGCGCGAGGTGAGGATGAAGATCGATTGCTTGGACTGGGTTTGGGGGCAGATGATTACCTTGTGAAACCTTTCCTGCCGCGGGAGCTGGTATTACGGCTGATGGCAATACTGAAGCGGGTTTACTCCTCTCCCGTGGCAGAGCGTCTGCCTGTCTTCCGATTGGGGGAACAGACGATAGACCTCGAGAGTGCTGTCGTGCACAGGAATCAGAAGGAACTGTCATTGACGGCAAAGGAACATGCGATTCTTGTGAAATTGTACGAGAACCAAGGCCGAATCGTCACGAGCGATGCCTTATGTCAAGCCGTTTGGGGAGATGACAGCTACGGATACGAAAATACATTGATGGTCCATGTCAGACGGGTACGGGAAAAAATCGAGCGGGATCCTTCTAAACCGATTCATCTACTCACCGTCAGGGGACTGGGATATAAGCTGCTGGTGAAGGAGATACGTTAG
- a CDS encoding sensor histidine kinase, with the protein MEGIIRILRRFVASTLLFSLFLLLFNFVLLGTLVFTENDQNSSPEGIVKQVTQGLEMQKDSFQLDGQATELLQQNHAWAMLLGENGHVIWDYHLPHDVPAFYNLVDVAKFSRYYLKDYPVYTSEHQEGLMVVGYPKESHWKYQLDFLAEWISSLPLRIVLLLLCNLALALLISIIIGTRLIRKIRPLVDGVHNLAREQEVQLDTKGIFGDLAQSMNSASAIFQNKTAALQSRDEARANWIAGISHDIRTPLSLILGYASEMEDQSDLSEEQRHQAGIIRSQGEKLRSLVSDLNLVSMLEYEMQPLNLKYIRLSVLGRQVVTEFLNHGLDNRYDIELKLADEAVRIYGDEKLLLRAISNLVQNSVRHNSQGCKITIETSLSQDRSQYRMIVRDDGRGIPQEQLAEITELYFSAKRRRPAQQGHGLGLPMVARIAKAHHGHLLLANGEDQRGLTAIMEFPVQSQNETVEDWQVGSHR; encoded by the coding sequence GTGGAGGGGATTATTCGCATATTACGGCGGTTTGTCGCCTCAACCCTATTGTTCTCGTTATTTCTGCTTCTTTTTAATTTCGTATTACTAGGCACGCTAGTGTTCACGGAAAATGACCAGAACTCGTCCCCGGAAGGCATAGTTAAGCAAGTGACCCAAGGCTTGGAGATGCAGAAGGACAGCTTTCAACTGGACGGGCAAGCTACCGAGCTGCTGCAGCAGAATCATGCCTGGGCCATGCTGCTCGGTGAAAATGGTCATGTGATCTGGGATTATCATTTACCTCATGATGTTCCTGCTTTCTACAATCTAGTCGATGTAGCCAAGTTCTCACGGTACTACCTTAAGGATTATCCGGTTTATACATCGGAACATCAGGAAGGACTGATGGTCGTAGGGTATCCCAAGGAAAGCCACTGGAAGTATCAATTGGACTTCCTTGCAGAATGGATAAGCTCGTTGCCCCTGCGGATCGTGCTGCTGCTACTTTGTAATTTGGCGTTGGCCTTACTGATATCTATTATCATTGGCACACGGCTCATCAGAAAGATACGGCCTCTGGTGGACGGAGTCCACAATTTAGCTAGGGAACAAGAGGTTCAGCTTGACACCAAAGGGATATTTGGTGATTTGGCCCAGAGCATGAATTCAGCATCAGCGATATTCCAGAACAAGACAGCCGCGCTGCAGTCACGGGATGAAGCACGTGCCAACTGGATTGCCGGGATTTCTCATGATATTCGGACGCCGCTCTCCCTCATACTCGGTTATGCCAGCGAAATGGAGGATCAATCGGACTTGTCGGAGGAGCAGAGGCATCAGGCCGGTATTATCCGGAGCCAAGGCGAGAAGCTGCGCTCACTGGTAAGTGATCTGAATCTGGTCTCTATGCTTGAATATGAAATGCAGCCTTTGAACTTGAAGTACATCCGGCTATCGGTTCTGGGTAGACAGGTTGTCACGGAATTTTTGAATCATGGTTTGGATAACCGGTATGACATTGAATTAAAACTAGCGGATGAAGCGGTTCGGATCTATGGGGATGAGAAATTGTTGCTCCGGGCAATCAGCAATCTTGTCCAGAACAGTGTGCGTCATAACTCGCAGGGCTGCAAAATCACAATAGAAACCTCTCTATCCCAAGATCGCTCCCAATATCGCATGATCGTAAGGGATGATGGGCGAGGAATCCCTCAAGAGCAATTGGCGGAGATTACCGAATTGTACTTTTCTGCAAAGAGAAGGCGCCCTGCCCAGCAAGGTCACGGCCTGGGGCTTCCGATGGTAGCAAGGATTGCGAAGGCGCATCATGGCCACCTCCTTCTTGCAAATGGTGAGGACCAAAGAGGTCTAACAGCGATCATGGAATTCCCTGTGCAGTCGCAGAATGAAACAGTGGAAGATTGGCAAGTGGGTAGCCATCGATGA